One genomic segment of Hymenobacter psoromatis includes these proteins:
- a CDS encoding DUF5074 domain-containing protein — protein sequence MKNPFSAYFRPALALAFSGLLLASCESKNNNVTPTPSAGPGTNVYVTNEGGYGKSTASVTLFDKTAAKVSAPDIFQAANARALGDVAQSMTIYNNFGYIVVNNSNKVEVVTLPDFKSVATINGLVQPRYMVTAGTKGYVTEWLSATAGRVSIIDLTTNTITGTIATGLNPEKPLNNNGILYVPNSNGNTVTVIDPNQGKATGTVTVADGPASLVADKNGSVWVLCGGITKYDPVTYAVISSTPGALLHFNTGSNSVQSALPFAAGDSPSKLRVSTTGDQLYYTLGNSEYQVDVTATALPAKPLIQRNFSKLSAFYGFDIDPKDNTLYVLDASFSAASQLIRYRANGTAIDSFSTGIGSNGAAFY from the coding sequence ATGAAAAACCCGTTCTCTGCTTACTTCCGCCCGGCGTTGGCGCTGGCTTTTAGCGGCTTGCTGCTGGCGAGCTGCGAATCGAAAAACAATAATGTGACCCCTACCCCCTCCGCTGGCCCCGGTACCAACGTGTACGTGACGAACGAGGGAGGCTATGGCAAGTCCACGGCTTCGGTGACGCTTTTTGATAAGACGGCAGCCAAGGTGTCGGCCCCCGATATTTTCCAGGCCGCCAACGCCCGGGCGCTGGGCGACGTGGCGCAGTCCATGACCATTTATAACAACTTTGGTTATATCGTCGTCAACAATAGCAACAAGGTGGAAGTGGTGACGCTGCCCGATTTCAAGTCGGTAGCCACCATCAACGGCCTAGTGCAGCCGCGCTACATGGTGACGGCCGGCACCAAGGGCTACGTGACCGAGTGGCTGAGCGCCACGGCCGGCCGGGTGTCTATTATTGACCTGACTACTAACACTATCACCGGTACCATCGCCACCGGCCTCAACCCCGAGAAGCCGCTGAATAACAACGGCATCCTCTACGTCCCCAACTCGAACGGGAACACGGTGACGGTGATTGACCCGAACCAGGGCAAGGCGACGGGCACCGTGACCGTGGCCGACGGCCCCGCCAGCCTGGTTGCCGACAAGAACGGCAGTGTGTGGGTGCTGTGCGGCGGCATCACGAAGTACGACCCCGTGACCTACGCCGTCATTTCGTCTACACCGGGCGCGCTTTTGCATTTCAATACCGGCTCGAACTCCGTGCAGTCCGCGCTGCCTTTTGCAGCGGGCGATTCGCCCAGTAAGCTGCGCGTCAGCACGACCGGCGACCAGCTGTACTACACGCTCGGCAATAGCGAGTACCAAGTGGATGTGACGGCCACGGCCCTGCCCGCTAAGCCGCTCATCCAGCGCAATTTCTCGAAGCTATCCGCCTTTTACGGCTTCGATATTGACCCCAAAGACAATACGCTCTACGTGCTGGATGCCTCGTTTTCGGCCGCTAGCCAGCTGATTCGCTACCGCGCCAACGGCACGGCCATCGACTCGTTCAGCACGGGCATTGGCTCGAATGGCGCGGCCTTTTATTAA
- a CDS encoding four-helix bundle copper-binding protein: MKNAPVENRALLDALARCIAACEYCADACLSEDDIKMMVPCIRLDRDCADICRVTAAFIARNSPHAPHIMKECIELCQKCHDECAKHQHDHCQQCAEACKACLAACKSYQA; encoded by the coding sequence ATGAAAAATGCCCCCGTTGAAAACCGCGCTCTGCTCGATGCCCTAGCCCGCTGCATCGCCGCCTGCGAATACTGTGCCGACGCCTGCCTCTCGGAAGACGATATAAAGATGATGGTTCCCTGTATTCGCCTTGACCGCGACTGCGCCGATATCTGCCGGGTCACAGCCGCCTTTATCGCCCGCAACTCGCCTCACGCGCCCCATATCATGAAAGAGTGCATCGAGCTGTGTCAGAAGTGCCACGACGAGTGCGCCAAGCACCAGCACGACCACTGCCAGCAGTGCGCCGAGGCTTGCAAAGCCTGCTTAGCGGCCTGCAAAAGCTACCAGGCATAA
- a CDS encoding AraC family transcriptional regulator, giving the protein MKTTLLHIKNMVCPRCVEAVQNLLVKAGYEPTSVTLGTAQLAANTPVDPRVVAPLLREAGFDVLLDRAEQLTEQIKGVLQEYLEHLRTAPAPLTTSAFLADRFATTYSHLSKVFSRTANLTIEKYLIRMKIERVKELLSYGEMTLVQIADQLRYSSGQHLSNQFRQVTGRSVSEFRRMLQPDRLSLDALG; this is encoded by the coding sequence GTGAAAACTACTCTGTTGCATATCAAGAATATGGTTTGCCCGCGTTGCGTCGAGGCGGTTCAGAATTTATTGGTAAAAGCCGGCTACGAGCCCACCAGCGTCACGCTGGGTACGGCCCAGCTGGCGGCCAATACGCCCGTTGACCCGCGGGTGGTAGCTCCGCTACTACGCGAGGCGGGCTTCGACGTGCTGCTCGACCGGGCCGAGCAGCTGACCGAGCAAATTAAGGGTGTGCTGCAAGAGTACCTGGAGCACCTGCGCACTGCGCCCGCGCCGCTCACCACCTCGGCCTTTCTGGCCGACCGCTTCGCCACTACCTACTCGCACCTGAGCAAGGTATTCTCGCGCACTGCCAACCTCACCATCGAGAAGTACCTCATTCGCATGAAGATAGAGCGCGTGAAGGAGCTGCTTAGCTACGGCGAAATGACGCTGGTGCAGATTGCCGACCAGCTGCGCTATTCCTCGGGCCAGCACCTGAGCAACCAGTTCCGGCAGGTGACGGGCCGCTCGGTGAGCGAGTTTCGCCGGATGCTCCAGCCCGACCGCTTGTCGCTGGACGCGCTGGGCTAA
- a CDS encoding DNA-3-methyladenine glycosylase gives MAALPFVTLAMTNFLPPEFYQRPDVLTIARELLGKRVCTRIDNELTTGRIVETEAYRHEGDPSITLHLQRKARQAQALYQPGGHAYLYTVYRVHTLFNITTHDAEHPDAVLIRAIEPLEGQNVMLRRRGLPKLAHNLTAGPGVLSQALGLTPALNGELLTGPRIWLEDAGEVVEEGNIIASSRVGLDYAGAKAVALPWRFRLKDSKWTSPAK, from the coding sequence ATGGCCGCGCTCCCCTTCGTTACGCTCGCCATGACAAATTTCCTACCCCCCGAATTCTACCAGCGCCCCGACGTGCTCACCATTGCCCGCGAGCTGCTGGGTAAGCGCGTTTGCACGCGTATTGATAATGAATTAACTACCGGCCGCATCGTCGAAACCGAAGCCTACCGGCACGAGGGCGACCCCAGCATCACGCTGCATTTGCAGCGCAAGGCCCGGCAGGCGCAGGCCCTGTACCAGCCCGGCGGCCACGCCTATCTCTACACCGTGTACCGGGTCCACACGCTTTTCAATATCACTACCCACGACGCGGAGCACCCCGACGCGGTGCTTATCCGCGCCATCGAGCCGCTGGAGGGCCAGAACGTTATGCTGCGCCGCCGCGGCCTGCCCAAGCTGGCCCACAACCTCACCGCCGGCCCCGGCGTGCTCAGCCAGGCGTTGGGCCTCACGCCCGCCCTCAACGGCGAACTGCTCACCGGCCCCCGCATCTGGCTAGAAGACGCGGGCGAAGTTGTGGAAGAGGGGAATATTATTGCCAGCTCCCGCGTGGGCCTCGACTACGCTGGAGCGAAAGCCGTGGCCCTCCCCTGGCGCTTCCGCCTGAAGGACAGCAAGTGGACCAGCCCGGCGAAATAG
- a CDS encoding cation diffusion facilitator family transporter, with product MSASPGLKRRLGLLSLVVSIVLVLTKFYAYRLTLSQVVLTDALESIINVFTSGFALYSLYLADLPKDENHPYGHGKIEYLSVGFEGALIFIAGIFILYSATLSFLHPHPVARPDWGVALLAGTAVVNFGLGMWLVRAGRRVQSVALAGDGQHLYLDALTSIVSSAALVLVQLTGIIRFDAGAALALGAFILFNGYQLVRSSVSGLMDESDLSTVAEVIAELQRLRRPCWIDVHNLRVQRYGANLHIDCHMQMPYYLSLEKVHTEIHEVEELIRARFAAVEIEMFVHADPCSFAACSLCHMPDCPVRRHAFEREIEWDIHNAVKDERHHLAK from the coding sequence ATGTCCGCTTCGCCTGGCCTCAAGCGCCGCCTGGGTCTGCTCTCGCTGGTCGTGAGCATCGTCTTGGTGCTCACTAAGTTCTACGCCTACCGCCTCACCTTATCCCAGGTAGTGCTCACGGATGCGCTGGAGAGCATTATCAATGTGTTTACCAGCGGTTTTGCGCTCTACAGCCTCTACCTGGCTGACCTGCCCAAGGACGAAAACCACCCCTACGGCCACGGCAAAATCGAGTATTTGTCGGTGGGCTTCGAGGGCGCGCTGATTTTTATCGCCGGCATATTTATCCTGTACAGCGCCACGCTAAGCTTTCTGCACCCGCACCCGGTGGCGCGGCCCGACTGGGGCGTGGCGCTACTGGCGGGCACGGCGGTGGTCAATTTTGGGCTGGGCATGTGGCTGGTGCGGGCCGGGCGGCGGGTGCAGTCGGTGGCGCTGGCGGGCGATGGCCAGCACCTCTACCTCGACGCGCTCACGAGCATCGTGTCGTCGGCGGCGCTGGTGCTGGTGCAGCTCACGGGCATCATCCGCTTCGACGCGGGCGCGGCGCTGGCGCTGGGCGCTTTTATCTTATTCAATGGCTACCAGCTGGTCCGAAGCTCCGTATCGGGCCTCATGGATGAGAGCGACCTCTCGACCGTGGCCGAGGTAATCGCCGAATTGCAGCGCCTGCGCCGACCCTGCTGGATAGATGTGCACAACCTGCGCGTGCAGCGCTACGGCGCTAATCTGCACATCGACTGCCACATGCAGATGCCCTATTACCTCTCGCTGGAAAAAGTCCACACCGAAATCCACGAAGTAGAAGAGCTGATTCGGGCGCGTTTCGCGGCCGTGGAAATTGAAATGTTCGTGCACGCCGACCCGTGCTCCTTCGCCGCTTGCTCCTTGTGCCACATGCCCGACTGCCCCGTGCGCCGCCACGCTTTCGAGCGCGAAATCGAGTGGGATATCCACAACGCCGTGAAAGACGAGCGGCACCATTTGGCGAAATAG
- a CDS encoding TonB-dependent receptor plug domain-containing protein, which translates to MLVFKFLAQFFFDLSGRGRGCALAALLAAGPAAHAQTTPGRPTPPARPDTLTTRAHRLPEARVRAVRPSRFAVGTTRWTVDSLALSQYRSGTVADVLQARTPAYIKNYGPGQLASISLRGTAARHTAVLWNGFNINLPTLGEADFNLLPLNGLREVVVQPGPAAALYGNGAIGGTVLLDTQADFHPTPLRATAQADAGAWGLRAGSATAQAAGGRAAFRAAASYRQADNNYPYLNPEITGLVRRYAQNAALLHQWSLSQDLTLRLGPAGELTAGTWLTDADREIQLAAGAANDHARERDQSRRLLLGYRQVLRHGGQWAVRAAWFDDVLNYASDQVARSNSDVKTNQVQAEYTRPLGQRGTLRLGAEAQHFAALADGYGGTISENRSAAFALLRFDPRPTLHLTANLRQALLPAGFAPLTPTLGAEWTIFSQEKFSPDSIPHLLTSSPTHLLTAKANLARTYRAPTLNERYYRPGGNPNLRPENGWGGEAGLSYQRPLSRVATLTSELTAYSQTVNEWVQWLPDARGIYSPRNLRQVRSQGLEAAVGLRASRGRYAAHGRASYAFTSTQKTQGAADDPDPTGRQLAFVPLHQVALTLDQTLGPWQLGTTLGRTGLVYADNSGTGYLPAFWPLAATAGYTLRRAGGPLAFTVLVQGSNLLNLSYYTYSARPAPPRALLASLRVGWR; encoded by the coding sequence GTGTTGGTTTTCAAGTTTTTAGCACAATTCTTTTTTGACCTTTCGGGCCGGGGGCGCGGCTGTGCCCTGGCGGCGCTGCTGGCCGCCGGCCCCGCCGCGCACGCCCAAACCACGCCCGGCCGCCCTACCCCCCCCGCCCGGCCCGATACGCTCACGACCCGCGCCCACCGGCTGCCCGAGGCGCGGGTGCGCGCCGTGCGGCCCAGCCGCTTCGCGGTGGGCACCACGCGGTGGACCGTGGACTCGCTGGCCCTCAGCCAGTACCGCAGCGGCACCGTGGCCGACGTGCTGCAAGCCCGCACGCCGGCCTACATCAAAAACTACGGGCCGGGGCAGCTGGCGTCCATCAGCCTGCGGGGCACGGCGGCGCGCCACACGGCCGTGCTCTGGAATGGCTTCAATATCAACCTGCCCACGCTGGGCGAGGCTGATTTTAACTTACTGCCGCTGAATGGCTTGCGCGAGGTGGTGGTGCAGCCCGGCCCGGCCGCCGCGCTCTACGGCAACGGGGCCATCGGTGGCACGGTGCTGCTCGATACGCAGGCCGATTTTCACCCTACCCCCCTGCGCGCTACTGCCCAGGCCGATGCCGGGGCCTGGGGTCTGCGCGCCGGCAGCGCTACGGCCCAGGCGGCGGGCGGCCGGGCGGCGTTTCGGGCCGCCGCCAGCTACCGCCAAGCCGATAATAATTATCCCTACCTCAACCCCGAAATAACCGGCCTAGTACGCCGCTACGCCCAAAACGCCGCCCTGCTGCACCAGTGGAGCCTCAGCCAGGACCTGACCCTGCGCCTGGGCCCGGCCGGCGAGCTGACGGCCGGCACCTGGCTCACGGATGCGGACCGCGAGATTCAACTCGCGGCCGGCGCGGCCAACGACCACGCCCGCGAGCGCGACCAGAGCCGCCGCCTGCTGCTGGGCTACCGCCAGGTATTACGCCACGGCGGCCAGTGGGCGGTGCGCGCCGCGTGGTTCGATGACGTGCTGAACTACGCTTCCGACCAGGTGGCGCGCAGCAACTCGGACGTGAAGACGAACCAGGTGCAGGCCGAGTACACGCGCCCGCTGGGCCAGCGCGGCACCCTGCGCCTGGGGGCCGAGGCGCAGCACTTTGCCGCCCTGGCCGATGGCTACGGCGGCACCATCAGCGAAAACCGCAGCGCGGCCTTCGCCCTGCTGCGCTTCGACCCGCGCCCTACCCTGCACCTCACGGCCAACCTGCGCCAGGCGCTGCTGCCGGCCGGCTTCGCGCCTTTAACTCCCACTTTAGGAGCCGAGTGGACGATTTTCTCCCAGGAAAAATTCAGCCCCGATTCTATCCCTCATTTACTCACTTCCTCCCCTACTCACTTACTGACCGCCAAAGCTAACCTAGCCCGCACCTACCGCGCCCCGACCCTGAACGAGCGCTATTACCGGCCCGGCGGCAACCCCAACCTACGGCCCGAAAACGGCTGGGGCGGCGAGGCCGGCCTCAGCTACCAGCGCCCGCTGAGCCGCGTGGCTACTCTCACCAGCGAGTTGACGGCTTACTCCCAAACCGTGAATGAGTGGGTGCAGTGGCTGCCCGACGCGCGCGGCATCTACAGCCCGCGCAACCTGCGCCAGGTACGCAGCCAGGGCCTCGAAGCGGCCGTGGGCCTGCGCGCCAGCCGGGGCCGCTACGCCGCGCACGGCCGCGCCAGCTACGCCTTCACCTCGACCCAGAAAACCCAGGGCGCGGCCGACGACCCCGACCCCACCGGCCGGCAGCTGGCCTTCGTGCCGCTGCACCAAGTGGCCCTGACCCTGGACCAGACGCTGGGGCCCTGGCAGCTGGGCACCACCCTGGGCCGCACCGGGCTGGTGTATGCCGACAACTCGGGCACGGGCTACCTGCCGGCTTTCTGGCCGCTGGCGGCCACGGCGGGCTATACGTTGCGCCGGGCGGGTGGGCCGCTGGCCTTCACGGTGCTGGTGCAGGGTAGCAACCTACTCAACCTCAGCTACTACACCTACTCGGCGCGGCCGGCCCCGCCGCGGGCGCTGCTGGCCAGCCTGCGCGTGGGCTGGCGGTGA
- a CDS encoding OprO/OprP family phosphate-selective porin, which yields MKITTFLSSLLAALVATPALAQHAMPGMAMPMPADTAQHAAAMPMGGMGAMSHAYSRNLPMSRNGSGTAWQPDQTAMYMWMQHKGPWMLMYHGAAFGRYTSQNFNHDGARGHSNTVDGPNWFMTMAQRRVGERGLLNFSLMLSLDALTETRGGYPLLFQTGESYKGQPLIDKQHPHDLFSGLSVGYTYAFSKDVDLTAYLGYPGEPAVGPTAFMHRLSAMPNPDAPLSHHWTDATHITYGVATLGLRYKQFKLEGSNFTGREPDQYRYDFDRPRADSWAGRLNWNPTPTLALQVSHAYIKSPEDLHPDENVHRTTASVLHSRSWGERHYLASSLVWGMNKTLGKGPEHAVLAETNLTLGRPTFYGRYEYVQKDSEELDFYISGPADQLLGRVFNIHALTLGSSYRLTTLGGPRGPELSVGGQLTGYFLPQGLQGDRYGVGYAGPGYGRLPLSASVYVRLNAPWMRAM from the coding sequence ATGAAAATAACTACTTTCCTGAGTTCGCTGCTAGCGGCCCTGGTGGCTACCCCCGCGCTGGCTCAGCACGCCATGCCGGGCATGGCGATGCCCATGCCCGCCGACACGGCCCAGCACGCAGCCGCGATGCCGATGGGCGGCATGGGCGCAATGAGCCACGCCTACTCGCGCAACCTGCCCATGAGCCGCAACGGCTCGGGCACGGCCTGGCAGCCCGACCAGACCGCCATGTACATGTGGATGCAGCACAAGGGCCCCTGGATGCTGATGTACCACGGCGCGGCCTTTGGGCGCTACACCAGCCAGAATTTCAACCACGACGGCGCGCGCGGCCACTCGAACACCGTGGACGGTCCCAACTGGTTTATGACGATGGCCCAGCGCCGGGTAGGCGAGCGCGGCCTGCTGAATTTCAGCCTGATGCTGAGCCTCGACGCGCTGACCGAAACGCGCGGCGGCTACCCGCTGCTGTTCCAAACTGGGGAATCCTATAAAGGCCAGCCACTCATCGACAAGCAGCACCCACACGACCTGTTTTCGGGGCTGAGCGTGGGCTACACTTATGCTTTTTCCAAAGATGTGGACCTGACGGCCTACCTGGGCTACCCCGGCGAGCCGGCCGTGGGGCCCACCGCGTTTATGCACCGGCTCTCGGCCATGCCTAACCCCGACGCGCCGCTCTCGCACCACTGGACCGATGCCACGCACATCACCTACGGGGTGGCCACGCTGGGGCTGCGCTACAAGCAGTTTAAGCTGGAAGGCAGCAACTTCACGGGCCGCGAGCCCGACCAGTACCGCTACGATTTTGACCGGCCCCGCGCCGACTCGTGGGCCGGCCGCCTCAACTGGAACCCTACCCCCACCCTGGCGCTGCAAGTGAGCCACGCTTACATCAAAAGCCCCGAAGACCTGCACCCCGACGAGAACGTGCACCGCACCACGGCTTCGGTGCTGCACAGCCGCAGCTGGGGCGAGCGCCACTACCTGGCCTCGTCGCTGGTGTGGGGCATGAATAAAACCCTGGGCAAAGGCCCCGAGCACGCCGTGCTGGCTGAAACCAACCTTACGCTGGGCCGGCCTACGTTTTACGGCCGCTACGAATACGTGCAGAAGGACAGCGAGGAGCTGGATTTCTACATCTCCGGGCCCGCTGACCAGCTGCTGGGCCGGGTATTTAACATTCACGCCCTCACGCTGGGTAGCAGCTACCGCCTCACCACGCTGGGCGGCCCACGCGGCCCCGAGTTGAGCGTGGGCGGCCAGCTCACGGGCTATTTCCTGCCGCAAGGGCTGCAAGGCGACCGCTACGGCGTGGGCTACGCGGGGCCCGGCTACGGCCGCCTACCCCTCTCGGCCTCGGTGTACGTGCGCCTGAACGCGCCCTGGATGCGGGCGATGTAG
- a CDS encoding S9 family peptidase: MHTYFPGFLAGALLVSSVALAQPQPAVTAQDYARAEQFLGYNTQPLVDGSAGPPTWLAGDRFWYRVLTARGSEFVLVDPARKTRTVAFDPAKLAGALSAASGTAYAADRLPFRDLDFSDDAKGFAFAAGGKSWNYDIVSGKVSPGAKPAAALNANASNEINSPDGRLAAFIKDYNLWVRDTNTNQLTQLTTDGAKDYGYATDNAGWTHSDQPVLRWSPDSRKIATFRQDQRRVSDMYLVTTNVGAPKLKTWKYPLPGDSVIATIERVIIEVPTPRVVRLQVAPDPHRGSLSDDISSSGTFDDVDWSPDGSQLAFVSTSRDHKQEKMRVADAATGAAREVFSETVPTQYESGQGAINWRYLPKTKEVIWYSERDNWGHLYLYDATTGQVKHQITKGNWVVTKLLRVDEQRRQLYFLADGREPGNPYFSHLYRIGLDGKGLTLLTPEAGNHQVVLSPSGRYFVDTYSQPDKPGATVLRAADGKLLLTLEKTDISRLTATGWKPPTPLMVKGADGQTDLYGLLFTPTTLDPARKYPIINYIYPGPQGGGVGSWSFSSARNDNQALAELGFVVVVIEGSCNPLRSKSFHDGCYGNMAENTLSDQIAGMRQLAQKYPYIDLARAGIWGHSGGGYATAAAMFRYPDFFKVGISESGNHENRNYEDDWAERYIGLLQTNPDGTTNYDNQANTTFAKNLKGKLMLAHGLLDDNVPPANTLLVIEALTKANKSYDLVVFPNARHGYGIYSPYMMRRRWDYFVQNLAGAEAPHDYLMQPHPDPRNAGQ, translated from the coding sequence ATGCACACGTATTTTCCGGGTTTCCTGGCGGGCGCGCTGCTCGTTTCGAGCGTTGCGCTGGCTCAGCCGCAGCCCGCGGTGACGGCGCAGGACTACGCCCGCGCCGAACAATTTTTGGGCTATAACACCCAGCCGCTGGTAGATGGCAGCGCCGGCCCACCCACCTGGCTGGCGGGCGACCGGTTCTGGTACCGGGTGCTGACGGCGCGGGGCAGCGAATTTGTGCTGGTAGACCCAGCCCGCAAAACCCGCACCGTGGCCTTCGACCCGGCCAAGCTAGCCGGCGCGCTTTCGGCGGCCAGCGGCACCGCCTACGCGGCCGACCGGCTGCCATTTCGTGACCTCGATTTTTCGGATGATGCGAAGGGCTTTGCCTTCGCGGCCGGCGGCAAAAGCTGGAACTACGACATTGTGAGCGGGAAAGTGAGCCCAGGGGCCAAGCCCGCCGCCGCGCTCAACGCCAATGCCAGCAACGAGATTAACTCGCCCGATGGCCGGCTGGCCGCTTTCATCAAAGACTATAATCTGTGGGTGCGCGACACCAACACCAACCAGCTCACCCAGCTTACCACCGACGGCGCGAAGGACTACGGCTACGCCACCGACAACGCCGGCTGGACCCACAGCGACCAGCCGGTGTTGCGCTGGTCACCCGACTCGCGCAAGATTGCCACCTTCCGGCAGGACCAGCGCCGGGTGAGCGATATGTACCTGGTAACCACCAATGTAGGTGCGCCCAAGCTGAAAACCTGGAAGTACCCGCTGCCCGGCGACTCGGTTATTGCCACCATCGAGCGGGTGATAATTGAGGTGCCTACCCCCCGCGTGGTGCGCCTGCAAGTGGCCCCCGACCCGCACCGCGGCTCGCTCTCGGATGATATTTCCAGCAGCGGCACCTTCGACGACGTGGACTGGAGCCCGGACGGTAGCCAGCTGGCCTTCGTCTCGACCTCGCGCGACCACAAGCAGGAAAAAATGCGGGTAGCCGACGCCGCCACCGGCGCGGCGCGGGAGGTATTTTCGGAAACCGTGCCCACGCAATACGAGTCGGGCCAGGGCGCTATCAACTGGCGCTACCTGCCCAAAACCAAGGAAGTTATCTGGTATTCGGAGCGCGATAACTGGGGCCATCTTTACCTCTATGACGCTACTACCGGCCAGGTGAAGCACCAGATTACCAAAGGCAACTGGGTAGTAACTAAGTTACTGCGGGTGGATGAGCAGCGCCGCCAGCTCTACTTCCTGGCCGATGGCCGCGAGCCGGGCAACCCCTACTTCAGCCACCTCTACCGCATCGGGCTCGATGGCAAGGGCCTGACCTTGCTCACGCCCGAGGCCGGCAACCACCAGGTGGTGCTGTCGCCCTCGGGCCGCTACTTCGTGGACACGTACTCGCAGCCTGATAAGCCCGGCGCGACGGTGCTGCGCGCGGCCGATGGTAAGCTGCTGCTGACCCTGGAGAAAACCGATATTTCGCGCCTCACCGCCACGGGCTGGAAGCCCCCTACCCCCCTCATGGTGAAAGGGGCCGACGGGCAAACTGACCTCTACGGACTGCTATTTACGCCCACCACGCTCGACCCGGCGCGCAAGTACCCGATTATCAACTATATCTACCCAGGGCCGCAGGGCGGCGGCGTGGGCAGCTGGTCATTCAGCTCCGCTCGCAACGATAACCAGGCGCTGGCCGAGCTAGGCTTCGTGGTGGTGGTAATTGAGGGCAGCTGCAACCCGCTGCGCTCCAAGAGCTTTCACGACGGCTGCTACGGCAACATGGCTGAAAACACCCTCTCGGACCAGATAGCGGGGATGCGCCAGCTGGCGCAGAAGTACCCATACATTGACTTGGCGCGGGCCGGCATCTGGGGGCACTCGGGCGGCGGCTACGCCACGGCGGCGGCCATGTTTCGCTACCCCGATTTTTTCAAGGTGGGCATCTCCGAATCGGGCAACCACGAAAACCGCAACTACGAGGACGACTGGGCCGAACGCTACATCGGCCTGCTCCAAACCAACCCCGACGGTACCACCAACTACGACAATCAGGCTAATACTACCTTCGCTAAAAATCTGAAGGGCAAGCTGATGCTGGCCCACGGCCTGCTGGACGACAACGTGCCGCCCGCCAATACCCTGCTGGTTATCGAGGCCCTCACCAAAGCCAACAAGAGCTACGACCTAGTAGTATTTCCGAACGCCCGGCACGGCTACGGCATCTACTCGCCCTACATGATGCGCCGCCGCTGGGACTACTTCGTGCAGAACCTGGCCGGGGCCGAGGCTCCGCACGACTACCTGATGCAGCCCCATCCCGACCCGCGCAATGCGGGGCAGTAG